Proteins found in one Homalodisca vitripennis isolate AUS2020 chromosome 4, UT_GWSS_2.1, whole genome shotgun sequence genomic segment:
- the LOC124361328 gene encoding chitinase-like protein Idgf4, protein MDALTVEKQRSSKLNLGIPTFGRSWELTTESPISGVPPLLADGAGDEGTYSKIKGTLAYYETCTRVVSPTNARAPSTLLRRVTDPTKRLGTYAYRLPQKDKDEEEGF, encoded by the exons atggaTGCTCTGACTGTGGAGAAGCAAAGAT CATCCAAGCTGAACTTGGGTATCCCGACGTTTGGACGCTCTTGGGAGTTGACTACTGAGAGCCCAATCTCAGGAGTGCCCCCACTGTTAGCTGACGGAGCCGGAGATGAAGGCACATACTCCAAGATCAAGGGCACCCTTGCCTACTACGAGa CCTGCACTCGTGTCGTGAGCCCCACCAACGCTCGAGCCCCCTCCACCCTCCTGCGCAGAGTTACCGATCCCACAAAGCGTCTTGGTACATACGCCTACCGCCTGCCCCAGAAGGACAAA